Part of the Carcharodon carcharias isolate sCarCar2 chromosome 20, sCarCar2.pri, whole genome shotgun sequence genome is shown below.
ttcaaaaggcagtggaagcagggtctttgaatatttttaaggcagagctagatagattcttgattaacaagggggtgaaaggttatcggggtaggcaggaggctacaatcagatcagccatttttTTTGctggctttgttttttttttcttttttttgctTTCAGGTAATAGCTGTTCAAGATCCTGCCATTCATATCTCTAGACAGGTCTCCTTTCTTTACTTCTCCCATTGCCACTCCGTTCAGCCTTGCACCATGAACCCTTTTGTCAtttatctctcctgccttccactctaACAGAAATcgtcccttttgttcttttcctaCCTTCCCCGCTTTCACTTAGttaaaatctattacatttctaacttttccagtTTGGGTGAAacgtcatcaacctgaaatgttaatactGTTTCTCCCTCCAGAGGCTTTGCCTCAGCCAAGGTGGCTCCAGGTGAGTAGGTAGCATCACAACTAAATGGCATTTGTTAGATGAATCATTGGGTCTTTTCCTGTCTgttatttctatatttccttataAAATCACCAAAACAATTCTTTCCCCCAATctttttcttacctgtcagtttAGAATTTGTCATTTCTGGTGAAGTAAAACACAATGATAAATTCTCCCATTTGTCCACAGAACTCAGTGACAGCTCCCTCAGCTTTGGCAATCGAAACAAAATATATTGAAGTGATGTCAAAGAAGGACTTTTCTGTCTAGCGTGAAGAGTCAATGCTTGCAATTTTGTTAATTCTGCAAGGTGGCACAAAGAACTGTTCTGGACAAACAATGAAGTGCATAAAACCAAGTGAGTCAGTTGTTTGAAGACAGCCACTTCTCTTAGCAGGTCTTGATCCAGCACTTGTAATTTATTTCTCAGCTGCAATTTCTGTAAGTTTGTGAGTGATCTCAAAGCACGTAGACTTTCCAGGTTCTTTTTTACATCAATAGTAACAGCTGTCAGATCGGGAAGTAAATTCACCATCCTCTGCCATTGCTTCTGTGCTGTCTCTTTAATCACCACAGATCTTATTCGCCTCTTTCTTAGTGTTCTCCAAAAAGGGGAGTTACAGCTTTGTAAACTTTTCAGGACAATAGTACTATTCGTCCATAATGTAGGGTGATCGACTAACTGTTGCAAGTACTTGCAGGTTGCACGAATGTTTGCCTTCTCTTCAGGCGTTAAGTATCTAAATATTTCTAACATTATATCCTGAGGTAGGTTTAACCAATGATGACCCACTTTTGTCATATTGGCAGTAAGATCCTAAGCTTCCTTAATTCGTCCAATTCTTTGCTTCTGCACCAGAATTTTCTATGTTAACACCTACAGGAAAACAAGAAAATACTTCAGTAATTGACAATGGCTCTTCAACATATTACAATATTAGCTTTCATTGAAATTTATATTTAGATTCAGATAAATTTCCATTCTCTGTGCATTCTATTACACAAAATATATTTGCTGTTTTCAGACTTATTTTTACAACCAATCAAATTTTTGTTGTCTTAGAACAACATAGTGTACAAAAGTAGCAACGGATAACTACTCATCCATTGTCCCCTCCTTCAAAGTGAAGATGTTTCTTACGCATCAACCCACTGTAATCACAGATCAAATCTCAGAATTTCAGTCTAATTCACATCACTTCACAATATCTTGGACCACCTTTTAACTCCCATTTCCTTCAATTTGTCACTAGCTAGCTTCACAATCTATGAATAAATGAGTCAGAGAACTAACGACATAATTTGGCTAATACTCAGTACATAGACAgattgctgcactatcagaggagcTTGTCTTTTAGCTGAGATCTTAAACAAGGTCTGTCtgttcaagtggatgtaaaagatcccatggcaccattgaaaggacagcagcagttctctctcaatcaacaccactaTAATAAATGATCCAGTTATTTTATCTCATTGCTCCTTGTGACCTTGCTGTGACCAAATTGGTTACTACATTTGCAATCTTGATAAAAAAACAAGACATGATGCTAAAGCTTCTTGTActtgtcctgttgagtgcaagacaagaatgccaaatttcaaatgatcacaacaatttgcactactgaagagggtgctgattagttggcaagtcaaAATGCccggtctacctcaaattaccctggaaaggcaaagtacctgaaaaatttgaacaacaggttaggcaagctgtttcacactgctactatgcagtggcaagtggtattttccactaacggGATATTGCCATCAGTCCAAAAGGTTCTGCCTACCATACAATTGAACAAagtcatgtatgaatttcagttccGTTGTAATGTCAGGTATGTAGCCGTACATCCCAGCAACTAGCTGATCGAATCAGACAGCATATTCCTTCAGTTGTTCATAATAGACAGAGTACAGATtgcacttgcaaaacccaaaacaaaatgtctactgttagatgtgattccgcgaatcctgaacaatcctgagtgtgctaatagctacactaacaaccaattttagataatcagtcaagctcctaacatggctcatttacattTTCTGGAAGCAACATACATTTGTACACAAGGACCCATTCACTGTAAacgaaaggaatatgttcaagccttgtaccTTTTTTGAAATGACACGAGAGCTTGGAGAGCCTATagttccatgctgcattctccatgcaaCTCCAATCAATCAGCCCCCtttcctcctgtagtataaattgtaatGGTTGTTTaaaatttgtcctgatgaatgcaaaaggaaaagcttcggcaacatgtctctctctccagcaatacTCAACCTCTGTACTGCCAAATGACATTTGCAATCATTAAAAAGAGACATCAAAAGTACAGCTCTTTGAGATACCCCGAGGTTTAGAAAGGTGTCATGCTAAGCAAATAATTTTTACTGTTGAGACCTGCAGCTACAAAACCAACTCATTATTCAACTACACCATATTGCACATACTTATAATTTTACTTTAAACTGCATAGTATCCACAAATTTGTTTATTTCATATCAAGACACAAAATTCAATTTCCAGTCCCACTTTGTATGTTTTTTAAATCACAGGTGCCATGAtttcaacaacttacatttatatagcatctttaacataatgaaactcCCCAAGGTGtttgcaggagcattataaagtatGACACAAGCCACATAAGAAAATATTAGGTCAAGATGGCTAAAGGCTTGGTCAAATAGCTggtttttaaggagtgtcctCAGTGGAAAGGTGTCAGGAGAGTATTCCAAAGCAATTGAggatgcataagaggccagaattagaggagcacagatatctcgaaagattgtggtgctggaggagattacagagataggaaggggagaGACCATGgacggatttgaaaacaaggataaaaactttcaaatcaagacattgcttgactggtagccaatgtaggtcagcaagcacagtagTGATAGGGTTATGAAACTTGCTGTAAGTTAGGACacgggcagtagagttttggataacaTGTTTACAGAGGGCAGAATGTAGACCAGTCAggggtgtgttggaatagtcaagtctagaggtaacaaagcatCGTCTCAGGCCATCATTTGCAACAATTTTGCAAATTATAAACTTTAGAAGTACTCATTAAGATAAAATAAAGGTATTTACTTAAAAAGACTAAGTTCCAACATAATCTTAAAGAATCACCAAATCTAACAGCACAGAAAgcagctatttggcccattgagcctgtgtcAGCCCTTTGAAAGATTTATCCAAATagttctgctctttccccacagccctataCTTTTATTTTCCTTTGCAGGTCATGtattccaattcctttttgaatgttactattgagTCTGCTATCCCACAACTCATGAAGACATATAAAAaacattgtttttaaaaaatatatggtCATCTTCCCTTGCAACAGCTGTATTCCAGATCAtttatactgtggctacaagagaaggtcagaggctcagTATCCTGCTGCatgtaactcacctgctgactccccaaagcctgtctatcacctacaaagcacaagtcaggagtgtgatggaatactcgccacttgcctggatgagtgcagctccaacaaggctcagaagcttgacaccatccaggacaaagtagcccgcttgattggcacccatccacaaacattcactccctccaccactgacacacagtggcagcagtgtgtattatctacaagaagcactgcaggaacttgcctccttagatagcaccttccaatcccacgaccactaccatctagaaggccaagggcagcggacacatgggaacaccgccacctggaagttcccctccaagccacccaccgtcctaacttggaaatttatcgctgttccttcactgttgctgggtcaaaatcctggaactccttccctaacagcactgtaggtgtacctacaccacatagactgcagcggttcaagaaggcagctcaccaccaccttctcaaggacaattagtgatgggcaataaatgctggcttagccagcgatacccacaacccatgaagacatacaaaaaaaaacattgtttttaaaaatatggtcATCTTCCCTTTGGTTCTtctaccaattatcttaaatctgtgccccctgattGAAACCCTGTAGAAACAGATTCTCTTTATTTACCTTATTAAACCCCTCATAACTTTGAACACCTCCAATAATTACCCTCCTCTTTGGAGAACAATCACAACTTCTTCAGTCTCCCCACAGAACTTAAGGCCCTTCTTTCCGATATCTTTCTGATAGATCTCCTCCCCCAACCCTTGCCCTCTTCCCtaagaagtgtttttttttctctctcagaatgGGACACATTActccaatataaaaacaaaaaattgcggatgctggaaatccaaaacaaaaacagaattacctggaaaaactcagcaggcctggcagcatcggcggagaaaagagttgaggtttcgagtcctcatgacccttcaacagttgtgttgaagggtcaggaggactcgaaacgtcaactcgttTCTTCTCCACATTATTCCAACTTAGGCCTAACCATAGTTTATAAAGGTTTTCAACGTAACTTTCTTCCTTCTGTACTCCAAGCCTCAATTTATAAAGCCATAGATCTCGTATACTTTATTTTAAGAAAGCACAATAAAAAAACAAAGTTGCATCTTTATATGACACAAAgaatttcaataaagctcacacCAACACATGTCTCTCGCCTGCATGAGCTCTTCTGCCAAAGGCGGGGGAGGACGCTCTTCCCGTTGGAGCCGCGCGCCGTCCAGCCTACGCACGCGACGCCAGGAGGCATTGGGTCCGCGCCGTTTGTGATGTCGCGTTCGCTCATTCGGCGGCGAATCGCGTTACAGGTCCGAGCGCCAATCAGAAGCTGAAGGCTTGGATTCGAAAATCCTTAACGTTTTTTTGGGGGTTTTGAAAATGGTTGTTGTGGGAGCCAGCGGCGCGCGGGTGAGTAACGGTTGCTCGATTGTTCTTGGAGCCGGCGCTTGACACGGTCACCGGCTAAAAGGGGGGAGGGAACCACCCTGAGAAACGAGATCCTGCACCGACAGGGTCGCGGGTTGGAAATGGCGGGCGGCGGCAGCGGCGGGGTGAGCCGCTCCGGACCCCAACTCGAGCTGGGCCTGCGCAGACCGCTCGCCTCAGTactaaacaacaacaacaaaactgGAGATAAGCAGGAAAAATGGTCAGAAAAGTTGGAGCAGTTGCCTTTGAATGGAGACATGGTTGACCAGAGCTACTTGTCTCGCCGTGACTCAGTTCCGAGTTGGGGATTTGGCTTAATTTGGTGATctgggtgtggggagaggagaacggggtgAGAAGAATATCTGCAGGTTATTGAGCGAGGTTAGCCGGTCAAATCGCCCACACAGCAGGACTGATTCACTCAGACATCTGAGGGTTGACGTTCCATTTTTTTTTGCTCATTGCACTAAATTTCTTGGGGTTTAGTGTCACCAGTCACTACagtgaacaaaacaaaaacaaaattacttggaaaaactcagcaaatctggcagcatcggcggagaagaaaagagttgacgtttcgagtcctcatgacccttcaacagaacggatttttctttacaaggagaggggtgaaatgtaagctggtttaaggggggggggggctggtgttgtagggacaagcaagcagtgataggagcagatcatcaaaagatgtcacagacaaaggaacaaagaggtgttgaggttggtgctatctaaacaaatgtgctaattaagaatggaggtggggggcataaaagatttaaaaataatggagatagttgggaaaagaaaaatctaataacttattgaaaaaaaaggaagggggaagaaacagaaaggggggtggggatggaggagggagctcaagacctaaagttgttgaattcaatattcagtccggaaggctgtaaagtgcctcgtcggaagatgaggtgttgttcctccagtttgcgttgggcttcactggaacaatgcaacaagccaaggacagacatgtgggcaagagagcagggtggagtgttgaaatggcaagcaacagggaggtttgggtcattcttgcggacagactgcaggtgttctgcaaagcggtcgccggtttatgtttggtctcttcaatgtagaggagactgcattgggagcaacgaatacagtagactaagttgggggaaatgcaagtgaaatgctgcttcacttgaaaggagtgtttgggcccttggacggtgaggagagaggaagtgaaggggcaggtgttacatcttttgcgtgggcatggggaggtgccataggtgggggttgaggagtagggggtgatggaggagtggaccagggtgtcccggagggtacgatccctacggaatgccgacggggggtgaagggaagatgtgtttggtggtggcatcatgctggaaatggcggaggatgatcctttgaatgcggaggctggtggggtgataagtgaggacaagggggaccctatcatgtgaggagctggggctgggattggaaggtggggtggggacggagggacaggcagggttggagggtcctagatgggtgttggtgtcgatgagttgttggagcttgcgtttcttagcacttgagagaaactcgcagacacttcctcctacctctcccagcaggatcgtctgagggcccttagcttcttcctcgaacagaggcctgaacaatccccatccaccactacactcctccatctgactgaacttgttctcacgctgaacaatttctccttcaactcctctcacttcctccaaataaaaggtgttgctatgggtacctgcatgggccccagctatgcctgtctctttatggggtatgtggaacattccttgttccagtcctactccggcccccttgcacaactccttctccggtacatcgatgattacttcggtgctgcttcatgcactcgttgggacttggaaaaatttattaattttgcttccaatctccacccctccatcattttcacgtggtccatctctgacacttcccttcacttccttgatctctctgtctcaatttctggtgataggctgtccaccaatatccattacaagcttaccgactcccacagctacctcgactacagctcctcacaccccacttcctgtaaggactccatcccattctctcagttccttcgcctccg
Proteins encoded:
- the im:7136021 gene encoding uncharacterized protein im:7136021, whose product is MTKVGHHWLNLPQDIMLEIFRYLTPEEKANIRATCKYLQQLVDHPTLWTNSTIVLKSLQSCNSPFWRTLRKRRIRSVVIKETAQKQWQRMVNLLPDLTAVTIDVKKNLESLRALRSLTNLQKLQLRNKLQVLDQDLLREVAVFKQLTHLVLCTSLFVQNSSLCHLAELTKLQALTLHARQKSPSLTSLQYILFRLPKLRELSLSSVDKWENLSLCFTSPEMTNSKLTGCDGFEPHCIPLLQLEKLSLLNIINGPLSEAALRQLSNVCSLSVSLSKPPISMNSNFVHSMLENLPSIIELELSWNGPLAEYVKILPSDLASLDLINSRLSNVDVQLLSDSSGKTLKHLGLVLCSGITEIMLKRLPKQFPFLQSLDLSGCRLLKPDILLGFVELAFLKEIVISNNPHLTDAIMKQFRTLTDNRVHVAQKNKRNHSQCDCNFILSL